In Grus americana isolate bGruAme1 chromosome 4, bGruAme1.mat, whole genome shotgun sequence, one genomic interval encodes:
- the SPINK2 gene encoding serine protease inhibitor Kazal-type 2, producing MVVPVLVLLPALLAGLLSCPGAVASVPPACHKYGVPGCPRDYNPVCGTDGETYSNECVLCLSNSENKNDVQIFKMGRC from the exons ATGGTGGTGccggtgctggtgctgctgcccgCCCTCCTCGCCG GGCTCCTCTCGTGTCCCGGCGCCGTTGCCAGCGTCCCG CCTGCCTGCCACAAGTATGGCGTGCCCGGATGTCCAAGGGACTACAATCCAGTTTGTGGGACCGACGGAGAAACCTACTCAAACGAGTGTGTGCTCTGCCTTTCAAACAG tgaaaataaaaacgATGTCCAAATTTTCAAGATGGGAAGATGCTGA